The Aminivibrio pyruvatiphilus genome includes a window with the following:
- a CDS encoding alpha/beta hydrolase family protein, with the protein MKSIAVFGVTLLLVVLFATGAGADGTPEARGVSRSGVRLSLFTDSEMDFQILRSLGADAAGGGTAGEILLAAGQIEDGNPASWSAAFLSLAQRLEKDGTARLERGHTVSARESFLRASSYYRAAEYYGDPLSEDTRSWGMKCRETFLKAMEHFPWKTEAVFIPTGKGEDFYPGYFITQGKGGERRKTLIAQSGFDGTAEEMFLSVGRAALDRGYNVLLFEGPGQAGKRRFHPDSTFVSDLGPTVRTVTDFLLKRPEVNPKQVALYGASFGGYFALSGALGEPRLGALILNSPLTDIHEYFLASLGEQTVDMLKKNNLTVEDLKTLSEKDMPPKYRLSLLNLCVRFGRPSVAETFDAFSFFRIPDDRLRNLAMPALGMVGAGEGPTPLKQAEYFAATAQNATLHVFERESGANAHCQLDNPALSWAVALDWLDELFR; encoded by the coding sequence ATGAAAAGTATTGCGGTTTTCGGAGTGACGCTCCTGCTGGTGGTCCTGTTCGCCACGGGGGCGGGGGCGGACGGCACGCCGGAGGCGCGGGGAGTGTCGAGAAGCGGTGTGAGGCTGTCTCTCTTCACCGATTCGGAGATGGACTTCCAGATTCTCCGCAGTCTGGGCGCCGACGCTGCGGGCGGAGGTACGGCGGGAGAGATCCTGCTTGCCGCGGGGCAGATTGAGGACGGGAACCCCGCGTCGTGGTCGGCGGCCTTTCTTTCCCTCGCCCAGCGTCTCGAAAAGGACGGGACGGCGAGGCTGGAACGGGGGCATACGGTGAGCGCCAGGGAGAGCTTTCTCCGGGCATCCTCCTATTACCGGGCGGCGGAGTACTACGGCGATCCTCTGTCGGAAGACACCCGGTCATGGGGAATGAAGTGCCGGGAGACCTTCCTCAAGGCCATGGAACATTTTCCGTGGAAGACGGAAGCGGTCTTCATTCCCACGGGAAAGGGCGAGGATTTCTACCCCGGCTATTTCATCACCCAAGGGAAGGGCGGCGAACGGCGGAAAACTCTGATCGCCCAAAGCGGTTTCGACGGAACGGCGGAGGAGATGTTCCTGTCGGTGGGCAGGGCCGCCCTGGACAGGGGATACAACGTCCTCCTCTTCGAGGGGCCGGGACAGGCAGGAAAACGGCGGTTCCACCCGGATTCGACTTTCGTTTCCGACCTGGGGCCCACGGTCCGCACGGTCACGGACTTTTTGCTGAAGCGGCCCGAAGTAAACCCAAAGCAGGTCGCCCTCTACGGGGCGAGCTTCGGGGGCTACTTCGCCCTGAGCGGCGCCCTGGGTGAACCCCGCCTCGGGGCGCTCATCCTCAACTCGCCCCTGACGGACATACATGAGTACTTCCTCGCTTCCCTGGGTGAACAGACCGTGGACATGCTCAAAAAGAACAACCTTACCGTGGAAGATCTCAAGACCCTTTCGGAGAAGGACATGCCGCCCAAATACCGGCTCTCCCTGCTGAATCTGTGCGTCCGGTTCGGCAGGCCCTCCGTCGCGGAAACCTTTGACGCCTTCTCTTTTTTCCGCATTCCCGACGACCGGCTGCGGAACCTCGCCATGCCCGCCCTGGGGATGGTGGGCGCCGGAGAGGGGCCAACGCCCCTGAAACAGGCGGAATACTTCGCCGCTACGGCTCAGAACGCGACCCTTCATGTGTTCGAACGGGAGAGCGGCGCCAACGCCCACTGCCAGCTCGACAACCCGGCCCTCTCGTGGGCGGTGGCCCTCGACTGGCTGGACGAACTGTTCAGGTAG